The DNA segment CCCTACCTTTTCTTGCTCAGGTGAGGGAATATTCAGGAAGGAAGCTAGTAGGGAAAAGTAACTCAGTAAGATaactaagtaaaagaaaatacaatatgTTTTGTGtgggaattgatttttttttcttttggtgttactgtaaaaaaaaaaaagaagaaaagggaaaaatgcatTTCTTACCATCAAACTGTAGAATTagttaaagattttttttatcatttcattcaaaagctttagattcaGGAATAAAGTATTAATTCATTTACTAATTAAAGACTTGTGAGAGACCAGTGTAATCCATTAATTACTCCTTTCTGTTTTGCTTTATAAGATTCAGTATTATAAGTGTGGCTTCTCTGTGTCTTAATCATGGAGTGAGTCACATTttgcttttgtgtttttgtttatgtccAAAGGAAATGTTGTACAGTCATGGTCACTTTTCAAGAAgcaccacactccctccctctgtgtgtAACAATTTTCCCTCAgtctcaagtcctctgatctgctaagaATCAGTTGGCAGTCCACTTTTGTCACTAGATTGCCAGCAGGTCACAGGACTTCAGACTAATGGAAGAACATAATCCAGTGGGAATAAGTGCAGGAGCTTACTTGACTTTTGGCCTCATCTGTACCTCAGAGTGAAGTATTGCTGGGCCTGGGTTGTGTTGGTCCCTCACATTTGTCACCAAGTTGACATATCACTCCTGCCAGTGCTTGTGTGGCCAGGCTTTGCTCTCAGcctctcctgccttcctcctaAATCCCTGGAAGGCTGCTGTCTGTTATGCCCTTCCTATGTTCCTTCATCTCTAACATTACTCATAACTTTTGTGTTACATTTAACTTGTCTAATCTAATGTGAATTCTTTTGCTTTACATTAACATCATTGCTTCTATAAATCCCAGTGATTCCTATTGATTATTATATTCTAATATTTACCTAATTTTCTTGTTGCTTACTGATATATTAATGCTCTcaaaatgtttttatttctcctgtaattttacTGTTTAACTGCTGTTTTAGAAGGCATATTTAAAGTGTTAATATGATTTCTTGTGTGGAAGCTTAactattttcatcctttattatttctctctctctctctctctctctctctctctctctctctctctctctctctctctctctctctctctctctctctctctctctctctctctctctctctctctctctctctctctctctctctctctctgttatattAATCTATTGTTGTATGGTAAATATGTTGTTGACCATACTTAAGTAATGAATAGTTTATCATAGCTTTCAAGAACTAGAGTACCTCATAGTTTCAACCTGCCATCTTTTTTTTAGGTGGATCATATTAAACTAGAAAGGAAAAGCATGcacaataattttaataatttctcCCCCTGCTAAACTTTCCATGTCTGGCAAACTCACCTGTTCTGGGTCCACAGGGGATGACTGTCGACAACAGCACAATCGTGGACCCACACATGGCTAACTCTGGGCTTAACCTCTTTGGGCAGCCCTTGTCTCCAAGTGGCTCGCATCCTCCTAGTCCAGTAAGTGATCCTGTCCTTGTAACCTAGAGGGATGGGTAGGCTGTCGCCACCTAAGCCCTGGGAACTTGGTAGCTGTCATGTGGTGGTCTGGGTCTGTGGCCTAGAGCTCTCTGCCCCTTGAATGTCACAACCATGTCATGTCCTGTCACTACCCCGGCAAGACTGTCATAGCCCAATACCATGAGTGGCATGAATGTGTATCAGAGGTTTTGCTACTTAATGGTAGTAACTCAGTAACtattgcctcatttagttaGCTTTGAATAGTAATTACGGTAATATTCAGATAGTTGGAGTTGATGAGCGTGCATTGACTGACTAATTCACTATCAACAAGCCATAGATACATAACATAACATGTGAGGGTTATCTTATGGTTCAGACATTCAGAGGTAAGCTAATATTTCATACATCAGTTTGTGAGTCACCTTTGAGCTTTGATGTCTGATTGCACTGCACATAGATCCCAGTAGACACACCAACCTTCGTCCTCACATCTGCCAAGTCGTATCATCCTAGACtgaagaggaaggggtgagacATACAGGGTTTGGGATAGGTTACCTGTTTTCCTGAGTGTTGTGCTGGAAGGCTTGGCAGATAGCATCCCTGATGGTGGCCTGTCCCCTTGTCCCTGCTTCCTGCTTACATACAGTTGCAGGAGTTGATCTTGCATTCATTCCTCTGTGTTTGATGTAAATGGTTCCCCCTAATGTTGCTGTTGTCTTTTTAAATCTTCATTGCTTTCttattttgatatattttgtttgttacaAAAGAATATGCAAAAATGTGTCTGGGTTTTAAATGTTCTGTCCCTTTTCTGTGtttaagtgtgtatgtgtgtgtgtgtgtgtgtgtgtgtgtgtgtgtgtgtgtgtgtgtgtgtgtgtgtgtgtgtgtatgagaaagTATTTCTGAgaatatttaattatttcattattgtttctTGAAATAATTTTTTGCATCCTTTGATCTGTCTCTGTTGATGGACTCAGCTGGCTTTATATATATGGAttgctttcattattttattgaaaatagtaactttttttttcatttcaaaggATGTCAATGTTTCAGTTATTATTTAGGTTATTTTTTGCTACTGTAAGTAGAGGCACAAGCTTCATATGGGTAAacttataatttattttatctctgAGAAGTGTTCACAACAGGAGTCTGTTGCCCTGAATGTAGGCTGCCAGGAAGGCTTTAGTAAGACTGAGCTTGGTACCAGCTGTACCATCACCTCAGTACAAGGCTGAAGGGCAGCCAGCAGCCAGACCAGACAAGCATGGGTGCATGAGTAGAGATGTAATGCTTGTGATGAATGTATTGTTACAGAACCAACTCAACTTCATGGATTATAGAAATCCTGTTAGTCCTCAACTCAGTCCGAGAAGCTCACCAGGACCCTGCCACACCCTCCAGGTGAGAGTTCTTGACCTGCTCCTGCCAGGGAAGATGTGTTCACCAACAGGAGGGACTGCTGAGGAAATGTTACTAGGACACAGAGCACAGAGAAACAATGAAGGTTGAAGCAAGGATGTCAGaataatgtgaaaaattaagtttattttattatgagattttaTATTTACTATTGGTTAGCTTTTTATACCGTAGTTTGTAAATTTAttgatgcatttatttattaggTTGAAATTTTTCTCATTCATACTTCTTCAAAGATTCTTAATTTAGTTAGAGACAAGAAGTGGGAGGCAATGCATAAAGATGGCCCCAGTTCATGGTGCTTTGTCCTCTTGACAGACTGGTGGCTTGGCGAGTTACAGCAGCAACAGTCCCAGTGACTCTCGTAGTGCTCCCCCCTCACCCAGTGCCCCCCAGGCCTCCCCAGCCTCTTCTCCAGGGGTCACCCTCAACAAGCCCTTCACCTATAATGAATATCACACTCATGCACAAACTAATCAGCTCAACCAGCAGCTTGAGCAGTGCAGAATGGTGAGTTTATTTGACAGTCTCATGTTTTCTATTTGTATTTCTATAATCTATATGTATTCATGTTAAAAGTGGTTAATACATCAGTGTCATGAATTCTAGAACCTATCCCTAAAAATCACCAACTATCTATCtcacctttccatctttttccacAATCCCTTTTATCATTACATCTCACTCATACTGCACTCACCCCTTATCATTTAAATTTGCACAGTCTATAGCTTGTCATTGTGTATCTTAAGGATACAGTGGAGAGCCATTATTCTTCACCACTGTCATAATGTTCCTGGAGTGGCCAGTGTAAAGGTAATGAATAATGGTGAAGTCTCTTTCAAGTCTCTTTGTCTGTCCACACACATTTCATGTCCTGTTTGAAAGATATTAGGTACTTGTTTGTTAGTCATTATTTGCCCACAAGAGTGTATAGCTGTATGTACTTTTTTTATCTGCAAATGTGATATGTCTAAAAAAAAGCTTGTTGTTCCTTTTATCTAATataatgcattctctctctctctctctctctctctctctctctctctctctctctctctctctctctctctctctctctctttctctttctctgtgtataGATTGACAACTCTCCAGTCTCTGCCAGTACCTATGCATCAAGTGGAAACAGTAATGTGCGACCACAggtgaggaaatggagaagataaCTCTTGTCATGTCTGATGTTACTGAACTTTGCAATTATTGTTGCTGTCAGTATTTCTTAACAAGTTTTCCAGTAactgcctttatttatttatttattttgtttcattttttatttattatttttttttgtttactattattattattattattattattattattattattattattattattattattatcatttatttatttatttatttatttatttatttatttttatttatttatttaatttttttattttttattattattttttttaaggcttcAATAATTTACCTTTTTCAACACTTTTCAGTAACTTTCTTCTTCagcacattatttttctttcatacctCCAGGGTGGTGGACTTTTGGAGATTGGTGTTGAGGGGAACGGCTTCTTCACGAATGTTCCAGCGTCCAGTTCTGGGTGCCCCATCCCCACCAGCCAGGCCCACCCACCGCCCACGGGGCCACCCCCTCCATACCCACAATCCACCTCCCCTGCACACCATCAATTGCAGCAAACCtcacaacagcaacaggaacagcttcagcagcaccaacaacaacagcagcagcagcaacaacaacaacaacaacaacaacaacaacaacaacaacaacaacagcaacagcagcatcagcaacaacagcaacagcagcaacaacaacaacaacaacaacaacaacaacaacaacaacaagaacaacagcagcaacagcattcACAACCACAGCAgccacagcaccaccagcagcccTCCCCAACCCACCCACAGCACATTACACAGTCCCCCAACCATCACCCACATCACCCACCCTCCCCTGTCCAGTCCATATCCTCAcatgctcctccttctcctgcgcAAGACCCCCTCAGCCCTGCCAGTCACAACCACTCCATGCAGCATCCGCCCACTCCACAGACTCCACAGACACCTACTTTCATTACTCCGCAGGTGGTGGTCACCATACCCCCAGGTGTGCTATTAATGCAGCAaaagttttcataattttgtggGAAATCTAATGCAAGAACAGGAATCTTAAGAAATATTTAGAAGCAGCTAATTAATGTATTGTataaaattgttttgtttgcaCATTCATCTTTCACTCACATTTATATGCTTTGCTGTATTTTACAGCCTTTCTTGTATATTCTACTTAAAGGATGAGATCTTGTGTATGTGGTGTGTGGAGTTGTTGAAAGATCTTATGTTTGCAGAAGGGACTGAAGACAGCCTTCTTCAGGACAACATCACCGGCTGGGACATGTTTGGCTCCTCTTCCAATTACGAAGAAGTGTCATTTGAGTCTTCTGTTCTGGATCATTTGAGGCAAGCCATTTACTTATTCAGTGATATTcctttttggttttattttattttgttgttttttgcaaATTTTGCCTGTATGTAGCGTAGGCTGTATAACTCTGTTACTGGCTTGGGCAGATGTGTTCATAGTGGTACCTTTGAGGCCCATGCTGCTCACTGCACCTCTCATGACGTGAAGCCACACTGGAAGGTATGATGAAATAGACAGCCTAGAGATTTGCCTTTAATATGCATTGCTTGGTCAATACATGTAGTGCATCAGTGATGTTGTTGTGTGACTACACATGCTCTTTATTTTTGTCAgagtttatttctttatgtttccAATGATTTTCGTGCATATGATTTTTCCAAATGATTTAAATATATGGGACCAAGTTGACTTTATATTAATCTTGATTTGATTGTTCATTGGTAGAAGATTAGTATGTAatggatttccttttttttttactgggcAACTATGATGGGATTTATCTTAACTTCTCTTACATTGATTTAATACTCTGTGGGAAACATTTCCAGCTTATGAAAAGATACTGCCTTATATGATATATAAAATACAAAGATATGTTATACTGAACTCAGTGAGTAAGATTAGTGAAAAGAAAGGCTTCAGCATTCTCAGGCCTCAGCTTATCTTTGGAACCATGTGTGTAAGTGACATTTTTATAGTCCTCTTGGGGGCTGTCCACAGCTTTTTATTTCATGTACATTAATAGTGATCCCCTCCAATGTCTAAGTAAaatgcttgaaaaaataaataaatgaatagactAACTTACCATTCTGACAGTGGTTTTGTCTTACAGTAGGCTGGATGAGAATGAGCTGAGTATGATGGTGGATCAAGGGGCAGTGGATCAGCTGCTAGTGGACCAAGAGACCGAGGAAAGCTTCCGTAGAGACCACCGTACCACCTCCTCAACTACCACCTCTGGGCCATAgcctccattcccttctctaTGGGAGGGAGAATgacttagaaaggaaagagagaaaataattcaTGGAGCCACAACAACCATAGCTGCTGGTATTTGCTTCACCAGTGACCTTGAGCTACCTTCCACCTACAGTTTATACAGTCTGCAGCTGCCAAACCCCTTTTCTGGTGACCCTTCTGTGCTGGGGCCTCTGGTGGGTGCATGGGTGACTCTGGTGCTGTGGTGGCAGCAGACCAGCTATATTCTgagggtagtgatggtggtggtgtgttgtttaAGCTCCTTCCAATACCAAGTCTTTGTGCAGGTAGAGCGTATTCTAAAAAGGTAATTTTTTCATCTTATAACATGGAGAATCATTCATTCTTGAAATGATAACGGTGCTTGTTTTCCCCAATGCAATAACTTTGACTACAAAATTCATTGTTGCTTGAGGCATCCCTTGCTAGGCAGTGTCATTCTCCCTTGTACTGCtgttaaaatttttttatttttaatttcttgtaCAATGCTTTTCACTTCAGTATGCATAAGTTAGAGTTATACTTCAGAGGCGCCCACTAGGAACCATATGAATATGGTCTGCCTTCACACAGAGTGACACACACTtctgtactcacacacacatggacacacctatacacacacacacacacacacacacacacacacatggacactCAGGTACATGCATactcaggcacacacacacacacacacacacacacacacacacacacacacgtcacagtATTTATTATTAAGATCATGCATTGGTAGACCTTGGGCTTGTCTTGCTCTGGGCTCTTTGCCCTCATGTTTCACAGTGATAGTGATTCTCTTAAGAAAAATTTCTATGCTCCTGCTTTATCCCAGTTTGAAGACAAAGTTATCATTTTAGGATACTCAAGTGTAACAAGAGGTGATAACAATATTTGGTACCAAATCTTGCTGACACCAGTTCATTCTCCAGATCACCCTGTCCCAGCCTGGCAGTGTTAAGGCCTcagggagggtagggagaggcCTTTGTGCACTGCGGGGTTATGCTTGATTGGGAACAAACTGTACTTAACGGCCaatgctctctccctctctctctctctttctcttgtagaaattttgttttttaagcAATACAAAATTTAGATTGAGTTTATTTGTGGCATTGTTGCAGCCTGTTGGCCGTATCTTTGAATTTGGATGGAAGTGATTACctgatttattttatatttttcagatATGTATTATAATCAAAATATTGTTAATCAAGTATAGTAATTTCATGAGTTCTCCATTAATTTTGGAGGAGAAGAGTACAatgaaatgtgtttgtgtgatttaTGTGATGTTCACAGTCCTTAGGAACATGTCACATGTTAGCAATTgttatatttcttaattttattgAAGACTTTATTAGTTATTTCCACTGCATTTTCACATGGAGATCTAGTGTGCTGGGCTGTGGGCTGGTTGATGCCCTGGGGaggaaattatcaaaaaaactaAAGCTTTTATCATCAACAGCAGTGAAGAGCTGCTCCATGGAGGCCATTGGCAAAGCAGTGTCATCAGGCTTGTTATCACTTACCCAAGTTCAGTCTGTACCTAAGGTTGTAGCTCTTGAAATGCAAGTGTTTCAGCTGTTACCAGCACATCACTTTTGAATCCTCAGATACTTATTCCTGTTCCTCACAAACACTGCACTGTCAAGAAGAGGCTTTTTGTGTAGCTCCCTTGCAGCTCCCAAGTACTAGCTGGCCAACAGTGAAACCACCTGGCCACCAATCATCAGGGCCACTTCTTTCATTGAGGCACCAGTGTGTTGCCAGCTGGTGTGTTGGGTGTGGTagctttcaccttctcctcttagAATTACTCCCAAGCTTTGGTGGCAACTTGACTCCATATTGTCATGTTTATCAATTTCTTCACTGTCTTCATGTATTTGAATGTGAAACTTCTTAGTGTCTTATCATTGTGTTGACATTAAGTGTTAACTTACAGTCATTCAGatatttataaaaagaaaacagatctCATGGAAGACCCAGCCAGAAGCAGGTTcatcaacaacaagagaaagatgaataagtAGCAAAAAGGATTTGTGCAGTGAAGTTGGTGTGAGGTGAAATTATCTCATGGACTTGGTCAGTCAACTACCAGAAAGAAAGTTTATATGAAGACAATGAGTGCATATATATTTGTCTTGTATACAGAGATATCTGATTTTTTCCATGGAGCTGTGGTATTAGCTGTTTATGTTCCCTTGTGATTGAGGTGATGTTCCTCATGGTTAtacatatatgaatatatattcttttttccctcctcccaaaGGTTTATACATCTTATGAGGGAGAAGTGAATCCCAGGCTGTGGCACGTGCTGACTGAGGGTCTGTGGGTGGCTTGGCTGTCCCAGAACTTTaatgaggtggtggaggtgtgtggCGAGTGCAAGGGAATGGCACCACGTgtgttctgcttctcctccaaTACCTTACACTTGGGTGTTCCCATGCCCTCCTTCCCCACCCGGCTGAGGGCGGGGAAGGCAGTAGGTAGCCCTGCTGTAGACCTTCCCCAGCATCGTTGTTGATCAGGAAGTTTTATTGTCCATTGGTTGTTGAAAAAGTGACACTAGCACAAGAAATCTATATATTAATTTTAAGCATGATAAGTACAAATTTCAGTAGATGTATATATTCCAGAGAAATACTATATAGATTATACTGTGTAgtgtgaggaggtggtggtgaccaTGACCAATATCTTCTGCTGTGAtgagtggtggtgttgagtattgttcttttctgttccccaCTGTGAGACCTTGGAGCACAGTACTGTACTACCTGCAGCACACACTGCATTCATTCAGTCTTGGCTGTagatatttcctttattttgtgttacatatttttttctgtttcagaTTTGAGCTTTTTAAATGTAAACTCCTCACCTTTACTGGTTAACACAGAGGATGGCAGACAGGCAAGGTGGTACACATCACCTTCCCAAACTTCAGTATTAATGTGAGTGAAGCGATGGAAGGCATTAACCCAAGAGATACCAAGTTTATATTAGGCTTAGTGATGTAAATGCTCTTAGATTCTTTTTATATTGTACATAAGAGAATTAGTGGTAGTTGGGTTGTGTTTGTGGGTATGCATGTGTGCCTGCTTGCATCTGTATGCATGAGTTCCACTTCATTGGTGTATGTTTTGTATGCAGGATGGATGAGTGTTTTGCAGTACTGTAGTTATCTTGAATTAGGTTGCTTATTGATAATCAGCAGACCTTGTCCTGTGACTAAAGCCTAAAGGGTTGAGTGAAACTTTAATACATCTATTTTGCATTGAACAAATATCTGCAAGTCACATTCACCCAATATTGAAAGAATTGCTTTTcagctttgaaaaaaaaaaaaaaaatatatatatatatatatatatatatatatatatatatatatatatataaaaataataaaaaaagagctgTAGATAATGCTACAAAATTTATTCCTTATTACGTACAGATTTTTCCCCTTCAGAGTATAAATTGTTAAATACTACTTGAATGTTATGTTATTTCAGTTATTTA comes from the Scylla paramamosain isolate STU-SP2022 chromosome 28, ASM3559412v1, whole genome shotgun sequence genome and includes:
- the LOC135114737 gene encoding dual specificity protein kinase splA-like isoform X1, producing MATPSPRKFQEKIALLQQKEAEGKIAYDNIMNEVQGLRLLPKPSTQNKGQQLLPPQAQSPPFQHPPPQHPSRPPQSGSLPDFSINLPGVLACVPPCWPRVCGSPELGGVALRPPHALRTHQDQGRVPEYYMEGTVQGAMQDLNNLQNQVYSSVPHQRGSAPAQIRTHQHIHPHLTNSSAYPVLLSPPPASESLLRSNSDSSLHQNLVHGGKAANNRKVSSPAEVGRMDPGLGVNIYCPTRHNQELLNRPKSGCELTHPSEMTGGLVHRVNHIQRSPNIPIPTTITNTGGAGPGGGGGVGGTLPNTGSLPDLTQVQYLQPMNTPIPDTDLTTISPGSARLGTTFPTGVLTDPYSSGQASPRGTSPGPSPSVMRKKPQKPYQPTQVNHRGAHHSQNKNHLSVPTVINARYLHTCKGMTVDNSTIVDPHMANSGLNLFGQPLSPSGSHPPSPNQLNFMDYRNPVSPQLSPRSSPGPCHTLQTGGLASYSSNSPSDSRSAPPSPSAPQASPASSPGVTLNKPFTYNEYHTHAQTNQLNQQLEQCRMIDNSPVSASTYASSGNSNVRPQGGGLLEIGVEGNGFFTNVPASSSGCPIPTSQAHPPPTGPPPPYPQSTSPAHHQLQQTSQQQQEQLQQHQQQQQQQQQQQQQQQQQQQQQQQQQQHQQQQQQQQQQQQQQQQQQQQQEQQQQQHSQPQQPQHHQQPSPTHPQHITQSPNHHPHHPPSPVQSISSHAPPSPAQDPLSPASHNHSMQHPPTPQTPQTPTFITPQVVVTIPPEGTEDSLLQDNITGWDMFGSSSNYEEVSFESSVLDHLSRLDENELSMMVDQGAVDQLLVDQETEESFRRDHRTTSSTTTSGP
- the LOC135114737 gene encoding dual specificity protein kinase splA-like isoform X6 — its product is MATPSPRKFQEKIALLQQKEAEGKIAYDNIMNEVQGLRLLPKPSTQNKGQQLLPPQAQSPPFQHPPPQHPSRPPQSGSLPDFSINLPGVLACVPPCWPRVCGSPELGGVALRPPHALRTHQDQGRVPEYYMEGTVQGAMQDLNNLQNQVYSSVPHQRGSAPAQIRTHQHIHPHLTNSSAYPVLLSPPPASESLLRSNSDSSLHQNLVHGGKAANNRKVSSPAEVGRMDPGLGVNIYCPTRHNQELLNRPKSGCELTHPSEMTGGLVHRVNHIQRSPNIPIPTTITNTGGAGPGGGGGVGGTLPNTGSLPDLTQVQYLQPMNTPIPDTDLTTISPGSARLGTTFPTGVLTDPYSSGQASPRGTSPGPSPSVMRKKPQKPYQPTQVNHRGAHHSQNKGMTVDNSTIVDPHMANSGLNLFGQPLSPSGSHPPSPTGGLASYSSNSPSDSRSAPPSPSAPQASPASSPGVTLNKPFTYNEYHTHAQTNQLNQQLEQCRMIDNSPVSASTYASSGNSNVRPQGGGLLEIGVEGNGFFTNVPASSSGCPIPTSQAHPPPTGPPPPYPQSTSPAHHQLQQTSQQQQEQLQQHQQQQQQQQQQQQQQQQQQQQQQQQQQHQQQQQQQQQQQQQQQQQQQQQEQQQQQHSQPQQPQHHQQPSPTHPQHITQSPNHHPHHPPSPVQSISSHAPPSPAQDPLSPASHNHSMQHPPTPQTPQTPTFITPQVVVTIPPEGTEDSLLQDNITGWDMFGSSSNYEEVSFESSVLDHLSRLDENELSMMVDQGAVDQLLVDQETEESFRRDHRTTSSTTTSGP
- the LOC135114737 gene encoding CREB-regulated transcription coactivator 1-like isoform X5, whose product is MATPSPRKFQEKIALLQQKEAEGKIAYDNIMNEVQGLRLLPKPSTQNKGQQLLPPQAQSPPFQHPPPQHPSRPPQSGSLPDFSINLPDQGRVPEYYMEGTVQGAMQDLNNLQNQVYSSVPHQRGSAPAQIRTHQHIHPHLTNSSAYPVLLSPPPASESLLRSNSDSSLHQNLVHGGKAANNRKVSSPAEVGRMDPGLGVNIYCPTRHNQELLNRPKSGCELTHPSEMTGGLVHRVNHIQRSPNIPIPTTITNTGGAGPGGGGGVGGTLPNTGSLPDLTQVQYLQPMNTPIPDTDLTTISPGSARLGTTFPTGVLTDPYSSGQASPRGTSPGPSPSVMRKKPQKPYQPTQVNHRGAHHSQNKNHLSVPTVINARYLHTCKGMTVDNSTIVDPHMANSGLNLFGQPLSPSGSHPPSPNQLNFMDYRNPVSPQLSPRSSPGPCHTLQTGGLASYSSNSPSDSRSAPPSPSAPQASPASSPGVTLNKPFTYNEYHTHAQTNQLNQQLEQCRMIDNSPVSASTYASSGNSNVRPQGGGLLEIGVEGNGFFTNVPASSSGCPIPTSQAHPPPTGPPPPYPQSTSPAHHQLQQTSQQQQEQLQQHQQQQQQQQQQQQQQQQQQQQQQQQQQHQQQQQQQQQQQQQQQQQQQQQEQQQQQHSQPQQPQHHQQPSPTHPQHITQSPNHHPHHPPSPVQSISSHAPPSPAQDPLSPASHNHSMQHPPTPQTPQTPTFITPQVVVTIPPEGTEDSLLQDNITGWDMFGSSSNYEEVSFESSVLDHLSRLDENELSMMVDQGAVDQLLVDQETEESFRRDHRTTSSTTTSGP
- the LOC135114737 gene encoding dual specificity protein kinase splA-like isoform X3, producing MATPSPRKFQEKIALLQQKEAEGKIAYDNIMNEVQGLRLLPKPSTQNKGQQLLPPQAQSPPFQHPPPQHPSRPPQSGSLPDFSINLPGVLACVPPCWPRVCGSPELGGVALRPPHALRTHQDQGRVPEYYMEGTVQGAMQDLNNLQNQVYSSVPHQRGSAPAQIRTHQHIHPHLTNSSAYPVLLSPPPASESLLRSNSDSSLHQNLVHGGKAANNRKVSSPAEVGRMDPGLGVNIYCPTRHNQELLNRPKSGCELTHPSEMTGGLVHRVNHIQRSPNIPIPTTITNTGGAGPGGGGGVGGTLPNTGSLPDLTQVQYLQPMNTPIPDTDLTTISPGSARLGTTFPTGVLTDPYSSGQASPRGTSPGPSPSVMRKKPQKPYQPTQVNHRGAHHSQNKNHLSVPTVINARYLHTCKGMTVDNSTIVDPHMANSGLNLFGQPLSPSGSHPPSPNQLNFMDYRNPVSPQLSPRSSPGPCHTLQTGGLASYSSNSPSDSRSAPPSPSAPQASPASSPGVTLNKPFTYNEYHTHAQTNQLNQQLEQCRMIDNSPVSASTYASSGNSNVRPQGGGLLEIGVEGNGFFTNVPASSSGCPIPTSQAHPPPTGPPPPYPQSTSPAHHQLQQTSQQQQEQLQQHQQQQQQQQQQQQQQQQQQQQQQQQQQHQQQQQQQQQQQQQQQQQQQQQEQQQQQHSQPQQPQHHQQPSPTHPQHITQSPNHHPHHPPSPVQSISSHAPPSPAQDPLSPASHNHSMQHPPTPQTPQTPTFITPQVVVTIPPEGTEDSLLQDNITGWDMFGSSSNYEEVSFESSVLDHLRCVHSGTFEAHAAHCTSHDVKPHWK
- the LOC135114737 gene encoding dual specificity protein kinase splA-like isoform X4, with translation MATPSPRKFQEKIALLQQKEAEGKIAYDNIMNEVQGLRLLPKPSTQNKGQQLLPPQAQSPPFQHPPPQHPSRPPQSGSLPDFSINLPGVLACVPPCWPRVCGSPELGGVALRPPHALRTHQDQGRVPEYYMEGTVQGAMQDLNNLQNQVYSSVPHQRGSAPAQIRTHQHIHPHLTNSSAYPVLLSPPPASESLLRSNSDSSLHQNLVHGGKAANNRKVSSPAEVGRMDPGLGVNIYCPTRHNQELLNRPKSGCELTHPSEMTGGLVHRVNHIQRSPNIPIPTTITNTGGAGPGGGGGVGGTLPNTGSLPDLTQVQYLQPMNTPIPDTDLTTISPGSARLGTTFPTGVLTDPYSSGQASPRGTSPGPSPSVMRKKPQKPYQPTQVNHRGAHHSQNKNHLSVPTVINARYLHTCKGMTVDNSTIVDPHMANSGLNLFGQPLSPSGSHPPSPTGGLASYSSNSPSDSRSAPPSPSAPQASPASSPGVTLNKPFTYNEYHTHAQTNQLNQQLEQCRMIDNSPVSASTYASSGNSNVRPQGGGLLEIGVEGNGFFTNVPASSSGCPIPTSQAHPPPTGPPPPYPQSTSPAHHQLQQTSQQQQEQLQQHQQQQQQQQQQQQQQQQQQQQQQQQQQHQQQQQQQQQQQQQQQQQQQQQEQQQQQHSQPQQPQHHQQPSPTHPQHITQSPNHHPHHPPSPVQSISSHAPPSPAQDPLSPASHNHSMQHPPTPQTPQTPTFITPQVVVTIPPEGTEDSLLQDNITGWDMFGSSSNYEEVSFESSVLDHLSRLDENELSMMVDQGAVDQLLVDQETEESFRRDHRTTSSTTTSGP
- the LOC135114737 gene encoding CREB-regulated transcription coactivator 1-like isoform X7 — translated: MATPSPRKFQEKIALLQQKEAEGKIAYDNIMNEVQGLRLLPKPSTQNKGQQLLPPQAQSPPFQHPPPQHPSRPPQSGSLPDFSINLPGAMQDLNNLQNQVYSSVPHQRGSAPAQIRTHQHIHPHLTNSSAYPVLLSPPPASESLLRSNSDSSLHQNLVHGGKAANNRKVSSPAEVGRMDPGLGVNIYCPTRHNQELLNRPKSGCELTHPSEMTGGLVHRVNHIQRSPNIPIPTTITNTGGAGPGGGGGVGGTLPNTGSLPDLTQVQYLQPMNTPIPDTDLTTISPGSARLGTTFPTGVLTDPYSSGQASPRGTSPGPSPSVMRKKPQKPYQPTQVNHRGAHHSQNKNHLSVPTVINARYLHTCKGMTVDNSTIVDPHMANSGLNLFGQPLSPSGSHPPSPNQLNFMDYRNPVSPQLSPRSSPGPCHTLQTGGLASYSSNSPSDSRSAPPSPSAPQASPASSPGVTLNKPFTYNEYHTHAQTNQLNQQLEQCRMIDNSPVSASTYASSGNSNVRPQGGGLLEIGVEGNGFFTNVPASSSGCPIPTSQAHPPPTGPPPPYPQSTSPAHHQLQQTSQQQQEQLQQHQQQQQQQQQQQQQQQQQQQQQQQQQQHQQQQQQQQQQQQQQQQQQQQQEQQQQQHSQPQQPQHHQQPSPTHPQHITQSPNHHPHHPPSPVQSISSHAPPSPAQDPLSPASHNHSMQHPPTPQTPQTPTFITPQVVVTIPPEGTEDSLLQDNITGWDMFGSSSNYEEVSFESSVLDHLSRLDENELSMMVDQGAVDQLLVDQETEESFRRDHRTTSSTTTSGP